One part of the Mytilus trossulus isolate FHL-02 chromosome 11, PNRI_Mtr1.1.1.hap1, whole genome shotgun sequence genome encodes these proteins:
- the LOC134691024 gene encoding uncharacterized protein LOC134691024 isoform X1 has protein sequence MKTSQSIRLIMNKNPTHQENDEEKTMYGMRKIINLQKYGVKSFPYRGRRRYTPSISQSLDGGIVISNDVFGLTIRQFERIYKVCLERRKIHEQWILNLRYPDKSSNEYLEYLQDCVYFNQDILPWPGNGLKDKYLYQHLVYTIGSEMHIRNRQRLFIIEDMIQNLLQTYMPRISSGSLAEGLDLPGSDIDIMFVFKTVDVIQNVRNINHTIQHTTLVMEPDKDYPGFARLRLIAESEEDNNIILSGCCESTTNGEYVSVDGFLHNITRRFSGFQLSSHGPCLSDTDQNVDIAFCVRIKILPYIVIPWVRRHRHKWPPNFVIDKIQNYGCLLVPIGPKNMLESGLLWRLSFSMAEKHLVHSFNFTQLLCYGLLKLTLRRIIYTNADVKDLLCSYFLKTALFWVSEEVDIEIFQLDKLFYCFSLCLDKLILWIKNCYCPNYFIPTHNMFLGTVDHINNQKLMIVLDSIKCAGIDGLINNLFLTQRGHGQIFRSKRETSSIVLDLFLYKTFAEHTAALDISSCYQLLQFVESLQMCESSKFLIDSCKYIYGVISQYTAQLVQPPSAKSKPNNLHKRYHRHLRDSLRTDAVSGWLLYASYYYVTGQYNVTLELAGYVLSRCKPGTYMTYVGRDTYNEEDMNIYKRHVHSKISLNDRIKLATVKSFHYFWHSSLIPEELRLGVIKRGITIPPVVLTFCLRFLCHHHLGDILNRQQALYDLLLTVKDKYLISSDEISISKTILGVCYEISGDVTNAHECYDEAQEDEDLFVF, from the exons ATGAAAACATCACAAAGTATTAG acTCATCATGAACAAAAATCCAACACACCAAGAAAATGACGAGGAAAAAACTATGTATGGAATGAGAAAAATTATCAATCTTCAAAAATACGGTGTTAAAAGTTTCCCTTACCGAGGAAGGCGTAGATACACACCGTCGATTTCCCAGTCTCTAGACGGAGGGATTGTTATATCAAATGACGTTTTCGGACTGACAATAAGGCAGTTTGAACGAATCTATAAAGTTTGCTTAGAAAGACGAAAGATTCATGAACAGTGGATACTAAACCTTAGATATCCTGACAAGTCTTCTAATGAATACCTGGAATACTTACAGGATTGTGTATACTTCAATCAAG ATATATTGCCTTGGCCAGGAAATGGTCTGAAGGACAAATACTTATACCAACATCTTGTTTATACAATTGGATCTGAAATGCATATTCGTAATAGACAACGTCTATTTATCATAGAAGATATGATACAAAATTTATTGCAAACTTATATGCCTCGAATATCTAGCGGAAGTTTGGCAGAAGGATTAGATTTACCTGGTAGTGACATAGATATAATGTTCGTATTTAAAACCGTAGACGTAATTCAAAATGTAAGGAATATCAACCACACAATACAACATACTACACTGGTTATGGAGCCAGATAAGGATTATCCAGGATTTGCAAGACTTAGATTGATAGCAGAAAGTGAGGAAGATAATAATATCATACTATCTGGATGCTGTGAAAGTACTACAAACGGTGAATATGTATCCGTGGACGGATTTCTTCATAACATAACCCGACGTTTTTCAGGTTTTCAGCTATCTTCACACGGTCCATGCTTATCAGATACAGATCAGAATGTTGATATTGCATTCTGCGTACGAATTAAAATCTTACCTTATATTGTTATACCGTGGGTAAGGCGTCATCGACACAAATGGCCTCCTAATTTTGTAattgacaaaattcaaaattacgGATGTCTTTTAGTACCTATAGGACCAAAGAATATGTTGGAAAGTGGCTTATTATGGAGATTGTCTTTCTCTATGGCAGAAAAACATCTTGTACATTCATTTAATTTCACTCAACTTTTATGTTACGGTCTTCTAAAATTAACTTTGCGGCGTATCATTTACACAAATGCTGATGTCAAAGATTTATTATGTTCCTATTTTCTGAAAACAGCTTTATTTTGGGTGTCTGAGGAagttgatattgaaatatttcaattagataaattgttttattgctTTTCTCTCTGTCTtgataaattgatattatgGATAAAGAACTGTTACTGTCCGAACTATTTTATACCTACACATAACATGTTTCTAGGAACAGTTGACCACATTAATAATCAAAAACTTATGATTGTACTGGATAGTATAAAATGTGCTGGAATTGATGGattgataaataatttatttctgaCTCAGAGAGGACATGGTCAAATATTCAGGTCAAAGAGAGAAACTTCAAGCATTGTGTTAGACctatttttgtacaaaacatTTGCAGAACATACCGCTGCTCTAGACATTTCTAGTTGTTATCAGTTACTGCAATTTGTCGAATCCTTACAAATGTGTGAATCGTCTAAATTTCTCATTGattcatgtaaatatatttatggagTAATCAGTCAATACACTGCACAATTAGTACAACCACCTTCTGCAAAAAGTAAACCGAACAACTTACACAAACGTTATCATAGACATTTACGAGACAGTCTTAGGACAGATGCTGTGTCGGGTTGGTTGTTGTATGCGTCCTATTATTATGTTACTGGACAGTACAATGTAACACTCGAATTGGCCGGATATGTTTTGTCAAGATGCAAACCTGGTACATATATGACGTATGTAGGCAGAGATACCTATAACGAAGAAGACATGAATATTTATAAACGACATGTACATTCCAAAATATCACTTAATGATAGAATCAAATTAGCAACGGTAAAAAGTTTTCATTACTTTTGGCATTCATCTTTAATACCAGAAGAGCTTCGGCTTGGAGTGATAAAAAGAGGAATTACTATACCACCAGTTGTTCTGACGTTCTGTCTGAGATTTTTATGTCATCATCATCTTGGTGATATATTAAATAGACAACAGGCATTATATGATTTACTTTTAACagttaaagataaatatttgatttcatcagatgaaatatctatttcaaaaacaatactTGGAGTATGTTATGAGATATCAGGAGATGTTACCAATGCCCATGAGTGTTACGATGAGGCTCAAGAAGATGAagatctgtttgtcttttag
- the LOC134691024 gene encoding uncharacterized protein LOC134691024 isoform X2 has product MNKNPTHQENDEEKTMYGMRKIINLQKYGVKSFPYRGRRRYTPSISQSLDGGIVISNDVFGLTIRQFERIYKVCLERRKIHEQWILNLRYPDKSSNEYLEYLQDCVYFNQDILPWPGNGLKDKYLYQHLVYTIGSEMHIRNRQRLFIIEDMIQNLLQTYMPRISSGSLAEGLDLPGSDIDIMFVFKTVDVIQNVRNINHTIQHTTLVMEPDKDYPGFARLRLIAESEEDNNIILSGCCESTTNGEYVSVDGFLHNITRRFSGFQLSSHGPCLSDTDQNVDIAFCVRIKILPYIVIPWVRRHRHKWPPNFVIDKIQNYGCLLVPIGPKNMLESGLLWRLSFSMAEKHLVHSFNFTQLLCYGLLKLTLRRIIYTNADVKDLLCSYFLKTALFWVSEEVDIEIFQLDKLFYCFSLCLDKLILWIKNCYCPNYFIPTHNMFLGTVDHINNQKLMIVLDSIKCAGIDGLINNLFLTQRGHGQIFRSKRETSSIVLDLFLYKTFAEHTAALDISSCYQLLQFVESLQMCESSKFLIDSCKYIYGVISQYTAQLVQPPSAKSKPNNLHKRYHRHLRDSLRTDAVSGWLLYASYYYVTGQYNVTLELAGYVLSRCKPGTYMTYVGRDTYNEEDMNIYKRHVHSKISLNDRIKLATVKSFHYFWHSSLIPEELRLGVIKRGITIPPVVLTFCLRFLCHHHLGDILNRQQALYDLLLTVKDKYLISSDEISISKTILGVCYEISGDVTNAHECYDEAQEDEDLFVF; this is encoded by the exons ATGAACAAAAATCCAACACACCAAGAAAATGACGAGGAAAAAACTATGTATGGAATGAGAAAAATTATCAATCTTCAAAAATACGGTGTTAAAAGTTTCCCTTACCGAGGAAGGCGTAGATACACACCGTCGATTTCCCAGTCTCTAGACGGAGGGATTGTTATATCAAATGACGTTTTCGGACTGACAATAAGGCAGTTTGAACGAATCTATAAAGTTTGCTTAGAAAGACGAAAGATTCATGAACAGTGGATACTAAACCTTAGATATCCTGACAAGTCTTCTAATGAATACCTGGAATACTTACAGGATTGTGTATACTTCAATCAAG ATATATTGCCTTGGCCAGGAAATGGTCTGAAGGACAAATACTTATACCAACATCTTGTTTATACAATTGGATCTGAAATGCATATTCGTAATAGACAACGTCTATTTATCATAGAAGATATGATACAAAATTTATTGCAAACTTATATGCCTCGAATATCTAGCGGAAGTTTGGCAGAAGGATTAGATTTACCTGGTAGTGACATAGATATAATGTTCGTATTTAAAACCGTAGACGTAATTCAAAATGTAAGGAATATCAACCACACAATACAACATACTACACTGGTTATGGAGCCAGATAAGGATTATCCAGGATTTGCAAGACTTAGATTGATAGCAGAAAGTGAGGAAGATAATAATATCATACTATCTGGATGCTGTGAAAGTACTACAAACGGTGAATATGTATCCGTGGACGGATTTCTTCATAACATAACCCGACGTTTTTCAGGTTTTCAGCTATCTTCACACGGTCCATGCTTATCAGATACAGATCAGAATGTTGATATTGCATTCTGCGTACGAATTAAAATCTTACCTTATATTGTTATACCGTGGGTAAGGCGTCATCGACACAAATGGCCTCCTAATTTTGTAattgacaaaattcaaaattacgGATGTCTTTTAGTACCTATAGGACCAAAGAATATGTTGGAAAGTGGCTTATTATGGAGATTGTCTTTCTCTATGGCAGAAAAACATCTTGTACATTCATTTAATTTCACTCAACTTTTATGTTACGGTCTTCTAAAATTAACTTTGCGGCGTATCATTTACACAAATGCTGATGTCAAAGATTTATTATGTTCCTATTTTCTGAAAACAGCTTTATTTTGGGTGTCTGAGGAagttgatattgaaatatttcaattagataaattgttttattgctTTTCTCTCTGTCTtgataaattgatattatgGATAAAGAACTGTTACTGTCCGAACTATTTTATACCTACACATAACATGTTTCTAGGAACAGTTGACCACATTAATAATCAAAAACTTATGATTGTACTGGATAGTATAAAATGTGCTGGAATTGATGGattgataaataatttatttctgaCTCAGAGAGGACATGGTCAAATATTCAGGTCAAAGAGAGAAACTTCAAGCATTGTGTTAGACctatttttgtacaaaacatTTGCAGAACATACCGCTGCTCTAGACATTTCTAGTTGTTATCAGTTACTGCAATTTGTCGAATCCTTACAAATGTGTGAATCGTCTAAATTTCTCATTGattcatgtaaatatatttatggagTAATCAGTCAATACACTGCACAATTAGTACAACCACCTTCTGCAAAAAGTAAACCGAACAACTTACACAAACGTTATCATAGACATTTACGAGACAGTCTTAGGACAGATGCTGTGTCGGGTTGGTTGTTGTATGCGTCCTATTATTATGTTACTGGACAGTACAATGTAACACTCGAATTGGCCGGATATGTTTTGTCAAGATGCAAACCTGGTACATATATGACGTATGTAGGCAGAGATACCTATAACGAAGAAGACATGAATATTTATAAACGACATGTACATTCCAAAATATCACTTAATGATAGAATCAAATTAGCAACGGTAAAAAGTTTTCATTACTTTTGGCATTCATCTTTAATACCAGAAGAGCTTCGGCTTGGAGTGATAAAAAGAGGAATTACTATACCACCAGTTGTTCTGACGTTCTGTCTGAGATTTTTATGTCATCATCATCTTGGTGATATATTAAATAGACAACAGGCATTATATGATTTACTTTTAACagttaaagataaatatttgatttcatcagatgaaatatctatttcaaaaacaatactTGGAGTATGTTATGAGATATCAGGAGATGTTACCAATGCCCATGAGTGTTACGATGAGGCTCAAGAAGATGAagatctgtttgtcttttag